A section of the Methanosarcina mazei S-6 genome encodes:
- the porA gene encoding pyruvate synthase subunit PorA, whose translation MINPAYKGKMVVVEGSYAVAHATKICRPNVISAYPITPQTHIVENLSQFMADGEVPNCEYINVESEFSAISALVGASAVGARTYSATTSQGLLLMHEVLFNASGMRLPIIMTVANRAVGAPINIWNDHQDSIAQRDTGWLQLYVEDVQEAADTLPQIYKIAEDSDIMLPGMVCMDGFILSHVYEPVVLLEQELTDNFLPPFHPENILDPEDPQTFGAFAAPDTYEEFRFLQEQAMQKALPKIESVAKEFEEIFGRFHGGLIDGYHLDDAEIIIMSMGSILGTVKDVVDQYRTRGEKVGVLKVRSFRPFPVEQIREAIKNAHAVVVLDKNISIGTNEGALFTETKSCLYNSKIRVPVVGYTVGHGGRDIRAESIAKIIEETKKVAKSGITVESQFLDLREELL comes from the coding sequence ATGATTAATCCGGCATACAAGGGAAAAATGGTTGTTGTAGAAGGCTCCTATGCTGTGGCCCATGCTACAAAAATCTGCCGCCCAAATGTGATCTCAGCCTACCCGATTACTCCTCAGACTCATATTGTTGAAAACCTGTCTCAGTTCATGGCAGACGGAGAAGTCCCCAATTGTGAGTACATTAATGTGGAATCAGAATTCTCGGCAATCTCTGCCCTGGTAGGAGCCTCCGCAGTAGGCGCAAGAACCTATTCAGCCACCACCTCACAGGGGCTTCTGCTCATGCATGAAGTGCTTTTTAATGCTTCAGGAATGAGGCTCCCGATTATAATGACAGTGGCAAACAGGGCAGTTGGTGCTCCAATTAACATCTGGAACGACCACCAGGACTCAATTGCTCAGAGAGATACAGGCTGGCTTCAGCTCTATGTAGAAGATGTTCAGGAAGCTGCTGACACCCTTCCTCAGATCTACAAGATCGCAGAAGACAGTGACATCATGCTGCCAGGTATGGTCTGCATGGACGGTTTTATCCTGTCTCACGTCTACGAGCCTGTTGTCCTGCTTGAGCAGGAACTGACAGATAATTTCCTTCCACCTTTCCATCCCGAAAACATTCTTGACCCTGAAGATCCTCAGACTTTCGGAGCCTTTGCAGCCCCGGATACTTATGAGGAGTTCAGGTTCCTGCAGGAACAGGCAATGCAGAAAGCTCTTCCGAAGATTGAATCTGTTGCTAAGGAGTTCGAAGAAATTTTCGGCAGGTTCCATGGAGGGCTTATTGACGGGTACCATCTCGATGATGCTGAAATAATAATCATGTCTATGGGCTCTATTCTAGGGACTGTTAAGGATGTTGTTGACCAGTACAGGACACGGGGAGAAAAGGTCGGTGTCTTAAAGGTCAGGTCCTTCAGACCTTTCCCGGTAGAGCAGATTCGCGAGGCTATTAAGAACGCCCACGCAGTAGTTGTGCTCGACAAGAACATTTCAATTGGTACAAATGAAGGAGCCCTCTTTACCGAAACAAAGTCCTGTCTCTATAACAGCAAGATCCGCGTCCCTGTAGTGGGTTATACTGTGGGGCATGGGGGCCGTGACATTCGTGCGGAAAGCATCGCCAAGATTATTGAAGAAACCAAGAAAGTTGCAAAATCCGGAATAACGGTCGAGAGCCAGTTCCTGGATCTCAGGGAGGAGTTGCTATGA
- the porD gene encoding pyruvate synthase subunit PorD, translated as MSSKTEQDRKIRPEVLKTDLEKNGLNISRCRTCKPGSTLKNKTGGWRNFRPVYIYEKCTKCGICEMVCPDMSVKPREDGFFEYDYDYCKGCGVCANECPADAIEMVLEEK; from the coding sequence ATGAGCTCTAAAACAGAACAGGACCGCAAAATTCGTCCAGAAGTGCTAAAAACAGATCTGGAAAAAAACGGTTTAAATATTTCGCGCTGCAGAACATGCAAACCCGGTTCAACACTTAAAAACAAAACCGGTGGCTGGAGAAACTTCCGTCCCGTATATATTTACGAAAAATGTACCAAGTGCGGAATCTGTGAGATGGTGTGCCCTGACATGTCTGTAAAGCCTAGAGAAGATGGCTTTTTTGAATATGATTATGATTACTGTAAAGGTTGCGGCGTCTGTGCAAATGAGTGCCCTGCAGACGCAATTGAAATGGTTCTGGAGGAGAAATAA
- a CDS encoding DNA-directed DNA polymerase II small subunit → MNEIDIVRAVTEEGYQISPSAVELIKSSISPESLLKYVLSTIDDCIFVIESEHIDLKGFEASKKAFDASESPSLTLSRAQSGNMSAGNMSSGNKPSDVISSPSSEPVNSDRLNNSEKVKTPGSLSDSLEEEGSTLSVETEVVSGFDIPHNNPVTDSDISFSQEPASDIAAHGSLASTVYPSSGGIEKQVSSFFGEAGSKSFSAFKSASRADSFFSNEGALSSSSRAEGVRHISGLNPITVLSDITGHSTCVGEYVQFVQYFRDRYSKLSEILRGRMNARPIESLKKRSFRRGSDGGNEELSIIGIVSDISSTNNGHKILSLEDSTGSFSVLIRNSDKELYELASRLILDEVIGVTGSVTNDGNLMLATKILQPDVPNSIQHRTGSHGKVVLISDVHVGSSQFLEDAWLDFLDFLKGESDSEEMREIASQVRYLVVAGDLVDGIGIYPDQEMELDILDVYEQYRKAADYFKEIPRHIRVIISPGNHDAVRQAEPQPALPERICADFPENVTFVGNPALVDLDGIRILIYHGRSIDDLVASVPGVSYHEPAGAVLEMLKRRHLAPTYGSRVSISPEKKDYFIIDPVPDIIHTGHVHTLGVQRYKNVLLVNSGTWQAQTEFQKRVNLVPVPARVPVVDLADFDVKILAFD, encoded by the coding sequence ATGAATGAAATTGATATTGTAAGGGCAGTAACAGAAGAAGGGTATCAGATAAGCCCTTCAGCAGTAGAGCTAATTAAATCAAGTATTTCCCCTGAAAGCCTTCTAAAATACGTCCTTTCAACTATTGATGACTGTATTTTTGTTATTGAATCTGAACATATCGATCTGAAAGGTTTTGAAGCTTCGAAAAAGGCTTTTGACGCTTCTGAATCTCCCTCGCTAACACTTTCTCGAGCACAGTCAGGTAACATGTCCGCAGGAAATATGTCTTCAGGAAATAAACCTTCAGATGTCATTTCCTCCCCTTCCTCAGAACCCGTAAATTCTGATAGGTTAAATAATTCTGAAAAGGTAAAAACTCCTGGTTCTCTTTCAGACTCTCTCGAGGAAGAGGGATCAACTTTGAGTGTTGAAACGGAAGTGGTTTCAGGGTTTGATATCCCTCACAACAATCCAGTAACAGATTCCGACATCTCTTTTTCTCAGGAGCCTGCTTCTGATATTGCTGCCCACGGTTCTCTAGCCAGTACTGTTTATCCATCTTCTGGCGGGATAGAAAAACAGGTTTCTTCTTTTTTCGGAGAGGCCGGCTCTAAATCGTTTTCTGCTTTTAAAAGCGCTTCCAGAGCTGACTCCTTTTTCTCAAATGAAGGAGCTCTTTCTTCAAGTTCCAGAGCTGAAGGAGTCAGGCATATTTCTGGCCTTAACCCCATTACAGTGCTTTCCGACATCACCGGGCATTCAACCTGTGTCGGAGAGTATGTGCAGTTCGTGCAATACTTCAGAGATAGATACAGCAAGCTCTCTGAAATCCTCAGGGGCAGGATGAATGCACGCCCTATAGAAAGTTTGAAGAAGAGGAGTTTTAGGCGCGGATCAGACGGCGGTAATGAGGAGCTATCCATTATAGGGATTGTTTCGGATATCAGCAGCACCAATAATGGGCACAAAATTCTTTCTCTGGAGGACTCTACAGGCTCTTTTTCAGTCCTTATCCGGAACAGCGATAAAGAACTCTACGAACTGGCTTCGCGGCTTATTCTGGATGAGGTTATCGGAGTAACAGGCTCGGTTACAAATGACGGAAACCTTATGCTTGCTACAAAGATTCTTCAGCCTGATGTCCCGAACAGTATACAGCACAGGACAGGAAGCCACGGAAAAGTTGTGCTTATTTCGGATGTACATGTGGGAAGTTCCCAGTTTCTTGAAGACGCCTGGCTGGATTTTCTGGATTTTTTAAAAGGAGAGTCTGATTCTGAAGAGATGAGGGAGATCGCGTCCCAGGTCCGTTATCTGGTTGTTGCAGGAGACCTTGTGGATGGAATTGGGATCTATCCTGACCAGGAAATGGAACTCGATATTCTTGATGTTTATGAACAGTACAGGAAAGCGGCCGATTACTTTAAAGAAATTCCCAGACACATTCGTGTGATTATAAGTCCCGGAAACCATGATGCTGTACGCCAGGCAGAACCGCAGCCTGCCCTGCCTGAGAGGATCTGTGCGGACTTTCCTGAAAATGTCACATTCGTAGGCAACCCTGCTCTTGTGGACCTTGATGGAATCCGAATACTTATCTATCACGGAAGGTCGATTGATGATCTTGTGGCAAGTGTTCCGGGAGTTTCATATCATGAGCCTGCAGGTGCAGTCCTTGAAATGCTTAAGCGCAGGCATCTTGCTCCAACATACGGAAGCCGCGTTTCCATATCCCCGGAGAAAAAAGACTATTTTATAATTGATCCAGTTCCTGATATTATTCACACCGGGCACGTCCATACCCTGGGAGTCCAGCGCTATAAAAATGTCCTTCTGGTCAATTCCGGAACATGGCAGGCACAAACTGAGTTCCAGAAACGTGTAAATCTCGTTCCAGTGCCGGCTCGGGTTCCAGTTGTGGATCTTGCAGATTTTGATGTAAAGATCCTGGCATTCGATTAA
- the dusB gene encoding tRNA dihydrouridine synthase DusB: protein MKLKKLKIGRTELSGNLLLAPMADVTNLAFRLLCRRYGADLTYTEMINVDALLNESRKSFIKGLSSEEDRPFGVQLVGGCPDKLKRAALFIEEEYRPEIIDVNMGCPARCITGAGCGSALLNSPELVYSIILELTESLDTPVSAKIRLLGREEKTLEIARLIEKAGASAVTVHGRTAAQMYSGNSNLEGIRAVKNELSIPVIANGDVKDEESAERTLELTGCDGLMIGRAAMGNPFIFKKIRHYLETGEKLGADKPFRQLEDFNSYISLLEEHNLLSSINLRMHAHWFTKGLRGSRHVREKINGLEDGKAITELIRSFCQEIY from the coding sequence ATGAAACTTAAAAAACTGAAAATTGGCAGGACAGAGCTTTCTGGAAACCTCCTTCTCGCACCTATGGCAGATGTAACAAATCTGGCTTTCAGGCTGCTTTGCAGGAGGTATGGAGCTGACCTTACATATACCGAAATGATAAATGTAGATGCTTTGCTCAATGAAAGCAGAAAGTCTTTCATTAAAGGGCTGAGCTCTGAGGAGGACAGACCTTTTGGAGTTCAACTCGTAGGAGGGTGTCCTGATAAGTTAAAAAGAGCTGCACTCTTTATTGAAGAAGAGTACAGGCCCGAGATTATTGATGTCAACATGGGCTGCCCCGCAAGATGTATTACAGGCGCTGGCTGTGGTTCTGCCCTTCTCAACTCTCCGGAACTTGTATATTCAATAATCTTGGAGCTGACAGAGTCACTTGACACTCCGGTCAGCGCAAAAATCAGACTCCTCGGAAGAGAGGAAAAAACGCTTGAAATTGCCCGCCTGATAGAAAAGGCGGGGGCATCAGCTGTGACCGTGCACGGCAGGACGGCAGCACAGATGTATTCAGGTAACTCGAATCTTGAGGGGATAAGAGCTGTCAAAAATGAACTTTCTATCCCGGTCATCGCAAACGGGGATGTAAAAGATGAAGAATCTGCAGAAAGGACGTTAGAATTAACAGGCTGCGACGGACTCATGATAGGGCGTGCAGCAATGGGCAACCCATTTATATTCAAAAAAATCAGGCACTACCTGGAAACCGGCGAAAAGCTTGGAGCAGATAAGCCTTTCAGGCAGCTTGAGGATTTTAACTCTTATATTTCACTCCTTGAAGAACACAACCTGCTTTCATCCATAAACCTGAGAATGCACGCACACTGGTTTACCAAAGGACTTCGCGGCTCGCGGCATGTCAGGGAAAAAATCAATGGTTTGGAAGATGGAAAAGCCATAACTGAACTGATAAGAAGTTTTTGCCAGGAAATATATTAA
- a CDS encoding pyruvate ferredoxin oxidoreductase subunit gamma encodes MKEIRIHGRGGQGSVTAAEMLSVAAFEDGKFSQAFPAFGVERRGAPVQAFTRISDSPIRLRSQIYAPDYVIVQDATLLETVDVASGIKDDGIIIVNTTEKPESLKLNTKAKVMTVDATKVAMDVMGIPIVNTVLLGAFAGATGEINVESIQKAIRARFSGKIGEKNAKAIQKAYQLIRGEEK; translated from the coding sequence ATGAAGGAGATCAGAATACACGGTCGAGGAGGCCAGGGTTCTGTTACTGCTGCTGAAATGCTTTCTGTTGCAGCTTTTGAAGATGGAAAGTTCAGCCAGGCCTTCCCCGCTTTTGGGGTAGAGCGAAGAGGTGCCCCTGTGCAGGCATTCACAAGAATCAGTGACAGTCCAATAAGGCTCAGAAGTCAGATTTACGCCCCGGATTATGTTATTGTCCAGGATGCCACTCTGCTTGAAACTGTTGATGTTGCAAGCGGAATAAAAGATGACGGAATCATCATAGTTAACACCACAGAAAAGCCAGAGAGCCTCAAGCTTAATACGAAAGCAAAGGTAATGACCGTGGACGCTACAAAAGTAGCAATGGACGTTATGGGTATTCCTATCGTAAACACTGTCCTTCTCGGAGCTTTTGCGGGCGCAACTGGAGAGATTAATGTAGAGTCAATCCAGAAAGCCATAAGGGCTCGTTTTTCCGGAAAAATCGGAGAAAAGAATGCAAAAGCAATTCAGAAAGCCTATCAGCTGATCAGGGGGGAAGAAAAATGA
- a CDS encoding DUF7507 domain-containing protein encodes MNLRLNPIEKKHDYCIYKSIIGADEAGDCVINKAGDIIEYQILVKNEGNANLTGVSVSDPMITLAGPIGDDVDPGVLNPGEAWKFLGNYTVTSEDINTNGGGDGFIENKATVTCNELPEESSSVKQMIKLSSNQEDNGGSDENKGNGGDNDSKDDTKKGGNGDSARVIPRTSTRPDDVNGNTEKETGNIELEPDIKSFEQKDGYVEAGIEKEPEKKENTGIPEFLIYGIIGLLAIFLLVNLYKRK; translated from the coding sequence ATGAACCTCAGACTAAACCCGATAGAAAAGAAACACGATTACTGTATATATAAATCAATAATCGGAGCCGATGAAGCCGGAGATTGTGTAATCAACAAAGCTGGAGACATAATAGAATATCAGATACTTGTAAAGAATGAAGGCAATGCGAACCTGACAGGAGTTTCGGTAAGCGACCCGATGATTACACTGGCAGGCCCGATAGGAGACGATGTTGATCCTGGAGTGTTAAACCCGGGTGAAGCCTGGAAATTCCTCGGAAACTATACGGTAACCAGCGAGGATATTAATACTAATGGTGGAGGAGACGGGTTCATAGAGAATAAGGCAACCGTAACCTGTAATGAGCTTCCAGAAGAGAGCAGCAGTGTGAAGCAGATGATCAAACTCTCTTCAAACCAGGAGGATAATGGTGGAAGCGATGAAAACAAAGGAAACGGTGGAGACAATGACAGTAAAGATGACACTAAAAAGGGTGGAAACGGTGATAGCGCCCGTGTCATCCCCAGAACTTCCACCAGACCAGACGATGTGAACGGAAACACAGAGAAAGAAACTGGCAATATAGAGCTTGAACCTGATATTAAAAGCTTTGAGCAAAAAGACGGATATGTAGAGGCAGGTATTGAAAAGGAGCCAGAAAAGAAAGAAAACACAGGTATACCTGAGTTTTTAATCTATGGCATAATCGGGCTACTTGCAATATTCCTGCTTGTAAACCTGTATAAAAGAAAATAA
- a CDS encoding S26 family signal peptidase, whose amino-acid sequence MSKNNTQKNTQEEESFLVSFGKDLLSVAAVLIAFMVLSKLAFGLWTPMVAVESGSMEPHMQVGDIIFIKNIDRVDLVTNQEGKNSDYMTFGDYGDVILYRPYGEDSITPIIHRAMYRVEAGEPMWEDGPVAPYAGYITKGDNPVTNRHYDQEGQISYYVPVKDEWIIGVARYRIPYLGHIRLLFS is encoded by the coding sequence ATGAGTAAAAATAATACACAAAAAAATACCCAGGAAGAAGAAAGTTTCCTGGTTTCCTTTGGAAAGGATTTGCTGTCGGTTGCGGCTGTCCTGATAGCCTTTATGGTTCTTTCCAAACTGGCATTCGGACTCTGGACCCCTATGGTTGCAGTGGAATCGGGAAGCATGGAACCTCATATGCAGGTAGGGGACATTATTTTCATAAAAAATATTGACAGGGTCGATCTTGTTACCAATCAAGAAGGAAAAAATTCAGACTATATGACCTTCGGAGACTATGGAGATGTGATTCTCTACCGACCCTATGGGGAGGACAGCATAACTCCCATAATACATAGAGCAATGTACAGAGTGGAAGCCGGAGAGCCTATGTGGGAAGACGGTCCTGTTGCCCCATATGCGGGATACATTACCAAGGGAGATAACCCTGTAACTAACAGGCACTATGACCAGGAAGGACAGATAAGCTACTACGTGCCTGTAAAGGATGAATGGATAATTGGAGTTGCAAGATACAGGATTCCTTACCTTGGACATATCAGGCTGCTCTTTTCATGA
- the porB gene encoding pyruvate synthase subunit PorB: protein MSKAAPKTYLASGHSGCAGCCDAFAAKFTLMGAGPNCIVVNPTGCLEVMTTPFPNSAWQVPWIHSLFENAGAVASGVEAALIALGKKNDTKVISIGGDGSTMDIGIRSLSGAFERGHDFTYVCMDNEAYMNTGIQRSSGTPFDASTTTSPPGKFSFGNPRPKKDMVAIMAAHGSPYVATTSIGYPRDMIRKVKKATEIVGPTYIHAHAPCTTGWGFDTSKTLEVAKLAVETCLWPMYEMENGEITQVRKVKDPKPVEDYLRVQKRFKHLFTMEGGEEEIKKIQAMADWNIKHYGLQ from the coding sequence ATGAGTAAAGCTGCACCTAAAACATATCTTGCCTCCGGGCACAGCGGCTGTGCAGGATGCTGTGACGCCTTTGCCGCAAAGTTCACACTCATGGGCGCAGGCCCAAACTGTATTGTGGTTAACCCTACAGGCTGCCTTGAAGTAATGACCACTCCTTTCCCGAATTCTGCCTGGCAGGTTCCATGGATCCACTCCCTGTTTGAAAACGCAGGTGCAGTGGCTTCAGGTGTGGAAGCTGCCCTGATAGCCCTTGGCAAAAAGAATGATACCAAGGTCATATCAATAGGTGGCGACGGCTCTACTATGGACATAGGGATCAGGTCTCTCTCAGGCGCCTTTGAGCGCGGCCATGATTTCACCTATGTGTGCATGGACAACGAAGCTTACATGAATACAGGGATTCAGCGCAGCAGCGGAACTCCTTTCGATGCCAGTACAACGACAAGCCCTCCAGGAAAATTCTCTTTCGGAAATCCACGTCCAAAAAAGGATATGGTTGCCATTATGGCAGCCCATGGCTCTCCTTATGTTGCAACAACCTCAATCGGCTACCCGAGAGACATGATTCGTAAAGTCAAAAAAGCCACAGAAATAGTTGGCCCGACTTATATCCACGCCCATGCTCCCTGTACTACAGGCTGGGGTTTTGATACGTCTAAGACCCTGGAAGTTGCCAAGCTTGCAGTGGAAACCTGTCTCTGGCCCATGTACGAAATGGAAAACGGAGAAATCACACAGGTCAGAAAGGTCAAAGACCCGAAGCCAGTCGAGGATTATCTGAGAGTTCAGAAGCGCTTCAAACACCTCTTCACAATGGAAGGCGGTGAAGAAGAAATCAAGAAAATCCAGGCTATGGCAGATTGGAACATAAAACACTACGGACTTCAGTAA
- a CDS encoding metal ABC transporter permease, translating to MFDLLQYTFIQNALIAAVLASVACGIIGSYVVVKKIVFISGGIAHASFGGVGLGYYLGINPMYGVLPFSLLSALVMGTVSKKSKIPEDSAIGILWSLGMALGVIFVYLTPGYAPDLMTYLFGNILTVPRLDLYLMLALDIIIVGAVYLFYKEFLALCFDEEFTTVQGVPTDKLYLFLLCIIALTIVVLIKVVGIILVIALLTIPATISRKFTHNLKKMMLISTAFGAVISVAGIGLSYILDVPSGATIILVLSFVYGFVAVGTEMFKDKNAFKS from the coding sequence ATGTTTGATCTTCTTCAATATACTTTCATCCAGAACGCCCTTATAGCCGCAGTCCTTGCAAGTGTTGCCTGCGGAATAATAGGCTCATATGTTGTTGTTAAAAAGATTGTCTTTATCAGCGGGGGAATTGCCCATGCTTCATTCGGAGGAGTGGGACTTGGATATTACCTTGGTATCAATCCAATGTATGGAGTCCTCCCTTTCAGCCTTCTGTCAGCTCTCGTTATGGGTACCGTAAGCAAGAAGTCAAAAATCCCTGAGGACAGTGCAATAGGTATACTCTGGTCTCTTGGAATGGCTCTGGGAGTTATTTTTGTCTATCTCACTCCAGGATATGCTCCGGATCTGATGACCTACCTTTTCGGAAACATCCTTACAGTCCCCCGCCTGGATCTGTATCTTATGCTGGCTCTTGATATCATCATAGTAGGTGCAGTCTATCTATTTTATAAGGAGTTCCTTGCTTTATGTTTTGACGAGGAGTTTACAACTGTGCAGGGCGTTCCCACTGACAAACTTTACCTTTTCCTGCTCTGTATTATTGCCCTTACAATTGTGGTTCTTATCAAAGTTGTGGGAATCATCCTTGTAATAGCTCTTCTAACAATTCCTGCCACTATTAGCCGCAAGTTTACTCATAACCTGAAGAAAATGATGCTCATATCTACCGCTTTTGGGGCTGTTATCAGTGTCGCAGGAATAGGTCTATCCTATATTCTGGACGTTCCGTCAGGAGCCACTATTATTCTGGTGTTAAGTTTTGTTTATGGGTTTGTAGCTGTAGGGACGGAAATGTTCAAAGACAAAAATGCTTTTAAAAGCTGA
- a CDS encoding metal ABC transporter ATP-binding protein — MEKVIELEDVWVRYGNQIILEAVNLELKEPNGLLGIIGPNGGGKTTLLKVLLGLLKPYKGNVKIFGKPPEKSRDLVGYVPQYRRFDFDFPISVWEVVLTGRMSHTGFLKKYSEEDKKAAEEALKTVEMFNLKDRQIGQLSGGQRQRVFIARALATKPKLLLLDEPNSGLDPHMQDELYRLLNRLKQEMAIIMVTHDLSAVSVYVDRIACLNRTLHYHNSKEIPVEDLEATYQCPVELIAHGVPHRVLERHKESP; from the coding sequence ATGGAGAAGGTTATAGAGCTGGAGGATGTCTGGGTTCGCTATGGAAACCAGATAATCCTTGAAGCCGTGAATCTGGAATTGAAAGAGCCCAATGGGCTGCTCGGGATAATTGGACCTAACGGAGGAGGAAAGACCACACTCCTCAAAGTGCTCCTCGGGCTCCTGAAGCCTTATAAAGGCAATGTGAAGATCTTTGGGAAGCCTCCCGAAAAAAGCAGAGATCTTGTAGGATATGTCCCTCAGTACAGACGCTTTGACTTTGATTTTCCGATCAGCGTATGGGAAGTAGTCCTGACAGGAAGGATGAGCCATACGGGTTTTCTGAAAAAGTACAGTGAGGAAGACAAAAAAGCTGCTGAAGAAGCTCTGAAAACCGTGGAGATGTTTAATCTTAAAGACAGGCAGATAGGGCAGCTCTCAGGTGGGCAGCGGCAGAGGGTTTTTATTGCCCGTGCACTTGCCACAAAACCCAAACTCCTGCTTCTGGACGAGCCTAACTCCGGGCTTGACCCCCATATGCAGGACGAACTCTACAGGCTCCTGAACAGGCTCAAGCAGGAAATGGCGATCATTATGGTCACACATGACCTCAGCGCAGTTTCTGTTTATGTGGACAGGATAGCCTGCCTGAACCGTACTCTTCATTACCATAATTCAAAAGAGATCCCGGTTGAAGACCTGGAAGCTACCTACCAGTGTCCTGTAGAACTTATTGCTCACGGAGTGCCCCACAGAGTGCTTGAGAGGCATAAAGAGAGTCCCTGA
- the twy1 gene encoding 4-demethylwyosine synthase TYW1 yields MPLEEKKKEQENFGENLPEVQEENTGEEQTSLPFDIPDFATLLKKQGYALAGRHSAVKTCLWLRKAMNDEGFCYKSKFYGVQSHRCLQMTPTLMCNQRCLFCWRPTEVPVPAPGEWDFPEKIVEESIACQRKLITGFGGSPNALRERWLEGNQPNNVAISLSGEPTFYPYLPELIEEYEKRGFTTFLVTNGTVPSMLAKVNPSQLYMSLDAPDLETYLRICQPKSPALWDRINESLDIMKDKSSRTVIRTTLVKGENIFNPEGYAEMIKKASPDFVEIKAYMHLGFSRLRLERSAMPSHEEVLEFSKELAKHLGYEIADESEISRVVLLSKDGRKSPVKKK; encoded by the coding sequence ATGCCGCTTGAAGAAAAAAAGAAAGAACAGGAAAATTTCGGGGAAAACCTTCCTGAAGTCCAGGAAGAAAACACAGGTGAAGAGCAGACTTCTCTTCCCTTTGATATCCCTGATTTTGCTACCCTTCTTAAAAAGCAGGGCTATGCCCTGGCAGGCCGCCACTCGGCTGTAAAGACCTGTCTCTGGCTCCGGAAAGCCATGAACGACGAAGGCTTCTGCTACAAATCGAAATTTTACGGAGTTCAGTCCCACCGATGCCTTCAGATGACTCCAACTCTTATGTGCAACCAGCGCTGTCTTTTCTGCTGGCGTCCTACTGAGGTTCCTGTGCCCGCGCCCGGAGAATGGGACTTTCCTGAAAAGATAGTTGAGGAAAGCATTGCCTGCCAGCGCAAATTGATTACGGGTTTCGGTGGCTCTCCAAATGCACTCCGGGAACGCTGGCTTGAGGGCAATCAGCCCAATAATGTCGCAATCTCACTGTCCGGAGAGCCAACATTTTACCCTTACCTTCCGGAACTCATTGAGGAATACGAAAAAAGAGGATTTACTACCTTTCTGGTAACAAATGGAACTGTCCCCTCGATGCTCGCAAAAGTTAATCCTTCCCAATTATACATGAGCCTTGACGCCCCTGACCTTGAGACCTATCTCAGGATCTGCCAGCCAAAATCTCCTGCACTCTGGGACAGGATAAATGAGTCCCTGGACATCATGAAGGATAAATCCTCGCGGACAGTCATCAGAACCACTCTTGTTAAGGGTGAAAACATATTCAATCCGGAAGGTTACGCCGAAATGATTAAAAAAGCCTCACCGGATTTTGTTGAAATTAAAGCCTATATGCACCTTGGTTTCTCACGGCTTCGCCTTGAACGCTCTGCCATGCCGTCTCATGAAGAAGTGCTTGAATTTTCAAAAGAACTCGCAAAGCACCTGGGATATGAAATTGCAGACGAATCCGAAATCAGCCGGGTAGTTTTGCTTTCAAAGGACGGAAGAAAATCTCCTGTAAAAAAGAAGTAG